The Streptomyces halobius genomic interval AAGCGCGCTGTCACATCGGACCGTTGGCGCGCTCGTACGACAACGAGGGGGACTCACCCAGTGAACCGGCGCACACTCCTGCAAACCGGCGGTGCACTCGCCGCGATCTCGGCCGCCTGGGCCACCGGCTGCAACAAGGCCAGCGGCGGAGCGGGCGCGTCGTCCTCCGGCACCACCACGGGGACCGGCAACGCCGCCACCAAGGCCACCGCCCCCAAAGCCTCCTGGAGCGCGCTGGGCAAGAGCCTGGACGGCAAGCTGGTGCGCGCTTCCGACGCCGCGTACGCGAAGGCCCGCCGCCTCTACAACACCCGTTACGACTCGCTGAAGCCTTCGGCCATCGCGTACGTCGAGCACCCGGCCGACATAACCGAGTGCCTCGCCTTCGCCCGCCGCCACGACACCCCCGTGGCGATCCGCAGCGGCGGCCACTCCTACGCGGGCTGGTCCAGTGGCAACGGCAAGCTCATCATCGACGTCTCCTCCCTCGCCGAGGTCTCCGCCCCGTCCGGCGGCGCGACCCGCATAGGCGCCGGCGCCAAGCTCATCGACGTCTACGAGGGCCTGACGTCGCACGGCGTGACGATCCCCGGCGGCTCCTGCCCCACGGTCGGGATATCCGGCCTCACCCTCGGCGGCGGCCATGGCGTGGTCTCCCGCGCCTACGGCCTGACCTGCGACAGCCTCGTCGGCGCCACCCTGGTCACCGCAGACGGCAAAACCCTCAACTGCGACAAATCCCAGCATTCCGACCTCTTCTGGGCACTTCGCGGCGCCGGCAACGGCAACTTCGGCGTGGTCACCGAACTCCGCTTCCGTACGCACCCGGCGCCTCCCGCCGTGATGGCCTACCTGACCTGGCCGTGGTCCAAGGTCGCGGCGGTGCTGGGCTCCTGGCAGAAGTGGGGCCCGGCGCAGGCCGACGAGATCTGGTCCGCCTGCCATCTCGACACCCGGCCCGGCGGTACCCCCACCGTCTCCGTCGCCGTCTTCACCCTCGGGACGAAGGGCGACCTCCAGAACGCCGTCGACAAGCTGGCCGACCAGCCGGGCGGCCCCGGCCCCGCGTCCACCGTGCGACTCACCCCGATCAGCTACCGGGAGGCCATGCGGGCGTACGCGGGCTGTTCCTCCAAGACCACCGCGCAGTGCCACACGCCGGGTTCGTTGCCCGGCCAGACGGGCGCCGGCCGGCTGGGCCGCGAGACGTACGCAGCCCGCTCGCACTTCTTCGACCGCCCGCTGTCCACGGCCGGCATCCGCACCCTGATGGACCAGATCGAGACCGGCACCCGCAAGGGCGTCACCGGCAATGTCGCGCTGACCGCGCTCGGCGGCGCGATCAACCGCGTAGGCCGCACCGACACCGCGTTCGTCCACCGCGGATCCCGCTTCCTCGCCCAGTACTTGGCCTCCTGGCCCGCCAACGGTTCGCCGGACACGCGCACCGCCTGGCTGGATGCCTTCCACTCCGCGATGCGCCGCTACTCCTCGGGCGCCGCCTACCAGAACTACACGGACCCCGGCCTCAAGGACTGGAGGACCGCGTACTACGGCACCGCCGCCGGCCGCCTCGCGAAGGTCAAGCAGTCGTACGACCCGCAGCGGCTGTTCAGCACCTTCCCGCAAGCGCTGTGAGATTCCTGGACCACCTCGTGTGACGCCTCCTTGCCTTCTGCGACGCCGCCTTGACGCCTCCTCATGTTCCGGCAACGTTTACGGAGAGTGATTCGTTCCCTGTCCTGCGTCACCTTCTGCAATATCAGGGGAGAGTCAGGGGACAGCGGGGGAGAAGTCAGGGGGGCGTCGGGGTTTGTCGTCAGGCAGCCAGGTCCTTGTCCCGCTCGTCGTGCCCCTGGGGCGTCCCCGACCCCGCGGCCACGTCCGAGTCACCGTCGGCGCCCTGCCCCGCACGGCCATCCGCCCCCATGGCCGCACCTGCACCCGCGCCTTCACCCGCGGCCGTGGAATCCCCCGCACCTCCCGGCGCCACCACCAGCCACCGGATCGGCGACCGCCCGACGGCCGTCATCAGCGGTACGAGCATCGCCTGCGCCAGCGGCGCCAGCAGCAGCGCGATAGCGGTGCCCAGCGCGAACCCGCCCACCACATCGGTCGGGTAGTGCACGCCCATGTAGACCCGGCAGAAGCCCTCCGCCAACGCCAGCGCGATCCCGACCAGCCCGTACTTCCGGCTGGCGACGAACAGTCCGACCCCCACCGCCATCGTCAGCGTCGCGTGATCACTCACGAACGAGAAGTCGCTCTTCCCGGGGATGAGCACTTCCATCCCGGCGTGATCCTTGAACGGCCGCGGCCGCTCGACGAACGCCCGGATCGGGATATTGGCCAGCAGCGCGATACCGGCGGCCAGCGGCGCCCACACCAGACCCGCGACCGCGGCCGGCGCGTCCGGCTTGCGGCGCGCCCCCCACCACGCGATCAGACACAGCACCGCGAGCCCGGCGATGATGCCGTACTCGCCGATGAACTCCATGGCGCGGTTGACCCAATGCGGAGCGCCCTTCGCCAGACCGTTGATGCCGTCGAGCACGTCAAGGTCGGGGTTCGGCCCCTCCATTGCGAGTCCAGCCATCTGCCGTGGCCCCTTATCTGTCGCGCGCGCGAGCGCCTACGTGTGCTGCCAACCCCCCGTGGTCGTCGAGCGTCTGCTGCCTGAAGCCATTGATCAAGCGAGTCGAGCAAGTCGAGCAAGTCGAACAGGTCGGGCAAGGAGAACGAGTCGCTCACTTCACTCACTTCGCGGGATCACTACGCCC includes:
- a CDS encoding phosphatase PAP2 family protein: MAGLAMEGPNPDLDVLDGINGLAKGAPHWVNRAMEFIGEYGIIAGLAVLCLIAWWGARRKPDAPAAVAGLVWAPLAAGIALLANIPIRAFVERPRPFKDHAGMEVLIPGKSDFSFVSDHATLTMAVGVGLFVASRKYGLVGIALALAEGFCRVYMGVHYPTDVVGGFALGTAIALLLAPLAQAMLVPLMTAVGRSPIRWLVVAPGGAGDSTAAGEGAGAGAAMGADGRAGQGADGDSDVAAGSGTPQGHDERDKDLAA
- a CDS encoding FAD-binding oxidoreductase, whose protein sequence is MNRRTLLQTGGALAAISAAWATGCNKASGGAGASSSGTTTGTGNAATKATAPKASWSALGKSLDGKLVRASDAAYAKARRLYNTRYDSLKPSAIAYVEHPADITECLAFARRHDTPVAIRSGGHSYAGWSSGNGKLIIDVSSLAEVSAPSGGATRIGAGAKLIDVYEGLTSHGVTIPGGSCPTVGISGLTLGGGHGVVSRAYGLTCDSLVGATLVTADGKTLNCDKSQHSDLFWALRGAGNGNFGVVTELRFRTHPAPPAVMAYLTWPWSKVAAVLGSWQKWGPAQADEIWSACHLDTRPGGTPTVSVAVFTLGTKGDLQNAVDKLADQPGGPGPASTVRLTPISYREAMRAYAGCSSKTTAQCHTPGSLPGQTGAGRLGRETYAARSHFFDRPLSTAGIRTLMDQIETGTRKGVTGNVALTALGGAINRVGRTDTAFVHRGSRFLAQYLASWPANGSPDTRTAWLDAFHSAMRRYSSGAAYQNYTDPGLKDWRTAYYGTAAGRLAKVKQSYDPQRLFSTFPQAL